AGCCCTCGCCGGCACCGGCCTCCACCACCCACAGCTTGTCGGTCTCCTCGACCAGCCGCACGCCCGGCACCTCGACCTTGAGCACCAGGGGGCGAACGTCGCCGGTCAGCACGATGTTGCTGCCGCCACCCAGCACGAACTTGGGCACGGCGGCCAGTTCGGCGTCGGCCAGCACCGCCTGCAGATCGGCTTCGGCGCCGATGCGCACGAGCCGATGGGCCCGGGCCACGATGCCGAAGGTGTTGTAGCTCTGCAGGGGGACGTTGCGCTCGGTTTGCATCGACCGATTTTCTCACCCGCGCCGGCGTGAGCACCGCCTTCGCCAAGGCGTGAGCGCTGTTATTTCTCGCATAACATCCGAGCCATCGGACTTTGCGGTAAACCCGCGCCTGTCATTTGTTTTTTATCAGTTTCGTGTTGGAGATCCCATGCCTTCTTTCGATGCCGTTTGCGAAGCCGACCTGGTGGAAGTCCGCAACGCGGTAGACAACGCCGCCAAGGAGATCGGCACCCGTTTCGATTTCAAGGGCACCTCCGCCGGGATCGAGCTCAAGGACAAGGAAATCACCCTCTTCGGCGACGCCGAGTTCCAGCTCGACCAGGTGGAAGACCTGCTGCGCAACAAGCTCACCAAGCGCAATGTCGACGTGCGCTTTCTCGACAAGGGCAAGGTCGAGAAGATCGGCGGTGACAAGGTCAAGCTGGTCATCAAGGTGCGCAACGGCATCGAGTCGGAGCTGGCCAAGAAGATTCAGCGCCTGATCAAGGACAGCAAGATCAAGGTGCAGGCCTCCATCCAGGGCGACACGGTGCGGGTCACCGGCACCAAGCGCGACGACCTGCAAGGCGCCATCGCCCTGCTCAAGAAGGACGTGACCGACGTGCCGCTGTCCTTCAACAACTTCCGCGACTGATCCGCCCCGGACCGACGACCCTCGCGAGCACCGCTTCTGCGCAGATGGCGATTCCGCCGCTCCCGACCGCCGTTCCCCTGCCGCACGAGCAGGGCAGCGAAGACCTGCTCGGTCTGTGGTCCGACCTGGAGAGCGGGCTCTCCATGGTGCTCGCCCATCCGCAGGCGGTGCAGGAGTTTCCGCGCAAGATCCTGCAGTACGACCAGTGGATGCAGGCGCTGGTGCGGGCCGACAACGACACCGCCTTGTTCCTGCTGTTCCAGCTGGCGTCCACCTCGTCGGTCGGCTACAGCGCCTCGCACGCGCTGGTCTGCGCCACGCTCTGCCATCTGCTGGCCCAGGAGATGCGCCTGCATCCGGCGGGCCGCGACGCGCTGGTGCGCGCGGCCATGACGATGAACGTCTCCATGACACAGCTGCAGGACGAGCTCGCCCTGCAGACCGACCGGCTCTCCAGCGCCCAGCGCGTGGTCGTCGACCGGCATATGGAAGACAGCGCCCTGCTGCTGCGCCGCCTGGGCGTGGACGACGGCCTGTGGCTCGAGCTGGTGCGCGACCACCACGTCGAAAGCGGCAATGCCCGTCTGCCGGCCTGGAATTCGCTCGCGCAGCCGATGCAGCTGCCGCACATCCTCTCGGCCATCGATCGCTACGCGGCCATGATCAGCCCGCGCGCCAGCCGGGGCGGCCGCACCGCCGCCGATTCCTTCGGCGCGCTGGTGGAAGGCCGGGGCAACAACTACATCACGCTCATCGGCCAGGCTCTCTTGCGCGCGGTGGGGCGATTTCCTCCCGGCAGCTTCGTGCAGCTCGAATCGGGCGAGACCGCCGTGGTGGTGCAGAACGGCGAACGGGCCGAGGCCCCATCGGTCGCGGTACTGCGTGACGAAGAAGGCGTGGTGCTCAAGCAGCCGCGCCTGCACCCTGAGGCCGACCATATCCGCCGCTCGCTCAGCCACGAGCAGGCCGCCCTGCCCCACGGCTACCTGCGTCTGCTGCAGATCGGCGTGCGGGCGCGCAAGGTGTTCAAGGGCTGATCGCCGGGCCGGGCCGCATCGGGCCCGACTGCCGGGGCGAGATCGTCAGGTTTCGCCCGCGACCTCGGCCGCGATCCGCGGCAACCACACGAAGAAGGCCGAGCCCCGGCCCGGCTCGCTCTCCACCCAGATCCGGCCGCCGTGGGCCTCCACGATCTGCCGGCAGATGAACAGGCCCAGGCCGAGTCCGGCCGACACCCGGTTGTCGACCGCGCGCTCGAACTGCTCGAAGATGCGCTGCGTGTCTTCGGCCGCGATGCCGCGCCCGCTGTCGCGCACGGTGATCTCCACGCCCGCCTCGTGCTCGCGCAGCTCTACCTGCACCGGCTTGCCCGGGCCGTAGCGAAAGGCGTTGGTCAGCAGGTTGGCCACCACCTGCTCCACCCGGAACTCGTCGAGCTCCACGGCCAGCGCCTCGGGCGCCTCGAGCGCCAGCGGACATTCGGCAGCCGCCGCCTGCTGGCAGAAACCTTCGACGATGCTGCGCAGGGTGACCGCGATGTCGAAGCGGCGCGGCGTGATCGACAGCGTGCCGCGCTGCAGCCGCGTCACGTCGAGCATGTCGTCGATCAGCCGGATCATGGCCTGGATCTGCCGCTCGTCGCGCTCGACCATGGCCTTCAGCGGCGCCGGCTCGAAAGCCTTGAGGTTGCCGCGAGCCAGGTGCATCTTGCGCACCTGCGCCTCCAGGAACAGCGTGTTGAGCGGCGTGCGCATTTCGTGCGAAACCATCGACATGAACTCGTCGCGCATGCGCACCGCGCGCTGCAGTTCCTGCTGCGTGGTCTGCAGCTCGTCGAGCAGCACCTGCTGGCGCCGGCGGGCATCTTCCAGCGCTTCGAGCTGGGTGCGCACCGCGCGGCGCTGCCGCCAGAGGTCGACGAACACCGTCACCTTGCTCTTGACCGCGTGCGGATCGATCGGCTTGTGCAGGAAATCGACCGCGCCCGATTCGTAGCCGCGGAAGGCATAGCCGAGCTCGCTGCCGGCAGCGCTCACGAAGACGATCGGGATATGGCGGGTGCGCTCGGTGCCGCGCATGAGTTCGGCCAGTTCGAAACCGTTCATGCCGGGCATCTGCACGTCGAGGATGGCCAGGGCGAATTCCTGCTCCAGCAGCAGCGCCAGTGCCAGGTCGGCCGATTGCGCCTGGTGCACCGCGATGCCCGGCTGGCGGATCAGGGCGTCGAGTGCGAGCAGGTTCTCGGGCAGGTCGTCGACGATGAGTATCTGGGCTTCGGTGAGCATGGAACGGAACAATTTTCGAAATCAGGGCCTGGCCTTCGGCGCGGCCGGCCGCGTATCCGGCCGACCGTTGGCGTCGAGGTCGAGCAGCAGGGTCTGCAATGCGGTCAGCGGTAGCACAAGGTCGGGGCGGCGCCGGTCGATGGCCGCCTGGGGCATGGTGGCGATCTGCGCGTCGGCAGGGTCTTGCACCGCCGTGAAGCCGCCCAGGCGACCCACGGTGGCCAGGCCCGCGGCGCCGTCCTCGCTGGCGCCGGTCAGCAACAAAGCGGCCAGCCGGTTGCCATAAGCATACGCGGCACTGTCAAACAAGATGTCGATCGAGGGCCGCGAAAAGAAAACCGGTGAATCGCAGCTGAGAGAAAACACGTGGTCGGCCTCCACCTGCAGGTGGTAGCCCGGCGGCGCGAAGTACAGCGTGGCCGGCTCGATCGGCATCTTGTCGGCGGCCTCGCGCACTGCGATCGGCAGCCGCATGGCGAACAGGTCGGCCAGGCCGCTGTCGTGGTCGTCTGGCATGTGCAGCACGGTGAAGATGGGCAGCCGAAAACCCGCGTGCAGCGCGGAGAACAGCCGCAGCAGGGCCGCGACGCCGCCGGCGCTGGCACCCACGGCGACGGCCTCTATAGCACGGGCGGCGGGCGGCGAATCGGGGGGCGACATCGGCTGCTTCAACGCTTGCGGTAGATGCGTTCGGCCTTCACCAGCGGCTCGAACGCGGGCGCATGCAGGGAGAAGTCGAGCGTCTCCTTGCTGCCCAGGCCCAGAAAGCCGCGCCGGCAGAGCGATTCGGCGAACAGCCCGAAAGCCCGGTCCTGCAGCCGCTTGTTGAAGTAGATCAGCACGTTGCGGCAGGAGATGAGGTGCGTCTCCGAGAACACGCTGTCGGTGGCCAGGCTGTGGTCGGCGAAGGTGATGTGCTCGCGCAGCGAGCGGTCGAACAGGGCACCGTCGTAGGCGGCGGTGTAGTAGTCGGACAGCCCGCGCAAGCCACCCGCCTGGTGGTAGTTGGCGGTATAGGCCTTGATGCGCTGGATCGGAAAGATGCCTTGGCGCGCGCTGTCGAGCGAATGCGGATTGATGTCGGTCGCATACAGGATGGTGCGCTCCAGCAGCCCTTCCTCGCGCAGCAGGATGGCCATGGAATACACCTCCTCGCCCGTGCTGCAGCCGGCGATCCACACCTTGATCGACGGGTAGGTGCGCAGCACCGGAATCACCTGCTGGCGCAGCGCCAGAAAGTAGCTCGGGTCGCGGAACATCTCGCTGACCGGCACCGTCAGGTATTGCAGCAGCTGATGAAAGGCGTGCGGGTCGTACAGCACTTTTTCCTGCAGGGCCGACACCGTCGCGCAGTCGAACTGCGACATGGCGTGCAGCACTCGGCGGCGCAGCGATGCCACGGAGTAATCACGAAAGTCGTGGTTGTATTTGAGGTAGATGGCCTCGACCAGCAGCCGCAGCTCGATGTCGACGTTGTTCGCCTGGGCGACGGCGGAGTCGTCCACGCGGGACGACGCAGCGCGCGGCGAGGCCGAAGAGTCCGGATCCAGCACCATCGGTCAGACCGCCGAGCGTTCCATCTTCGGCATCCACACGCGCAGCAGCGAGAACAGCCGGTCCAGGTCCACCGGCTTGGCCAGGTAGTCGTTGGCGCCGGCCTTGAGGCACTGGTCCTGGTCGTCTTTCATGGCCTTGGCGGTGACGGTGATGATCGGCAGCTTCGCCCAGGCCGGGTTCTGGCGAATGCGCCGCGTGGCTTCCAGGCCATCCATCTCCGGCATCATCACGTCCATCAGCACCAGGTCGATGTCCGGCACTTCGGCCAGGCGCTCCAGGGCCTCGCGGCCGTTGCGGCCCACCTCCACGAAAGCGCCCTTGTGCTCGAGCGCGCTGGTCAGGGCGAAGATGTTGCGCACGTCGTCGTCGACCAGCAGCACCTTGCGGCCCTCGAAGACCTTGTCGCGGTTGCGCGCGGTACGCAGCATGGTCTGGCGCTCGTTGGAGAGCTCGGCTTCCACCTTGTGCAGGAACAACGTCACCTCGTCGAGCAGGCGCTCCGGCGAACGCGCGCCCTTGATGATGATCGAATGCGAATAGCGCAGCAGCTCGGCCTCTTCCTCGCGGGTGAGGTTGCGGCCGGTGTAGACGATGACCGGCGGGAAGGACCGGATCTCCTCGGTCGACATGCGCCGCAGCAGGTCGTTGCCGGTCATGTCGGGCAGCTTCAGGTCGATGATCATGCAGTCGAAAACCTGTTTGCCGAGCAGGTCGAGCGCCTTGCGGCCTTCGTCCACAGCGGTGA
The nucleotide sequence above comes from Xylophilus sp. GOD-11R. Encoded proteins:
- a CDS encoding chemotaxis protein CheB, whose product is MSPPDSPPAARAIEAVAVGASAGGVAALLRLFSALHAGFRLPIFTVLHMPDDHDSGLADLFAMRLPIAVREAADKMPIEPATLYFAPPGYHLQVEADHVFSLSCDSPVFFSRPSIDILFDSAAYAYGNRLAALLLTGASEDGAAGLATVGRLGGFTAVQDPADAQIATMPQAAIDRRRPDLVLPLTALQTLLLDLDANGRPDTRPAAPKARP
- a CDS encoding CheR family methyltransferase, giving the protein MVLDPDSSASPRAASSRVDDSAVAQANNVDIELRLLVEAIYLKYNHDFRDYSVASLRRRVLHAMSQFDCATVSALQEKVLYDPHAFHQLLQYLTVPVSEMFRDPSYFLALRQQVIPVLRTYPSIKVWIAGCSTGEEVYSMAILLREEGLLERTILYATDINPHSLDSARQGIFPIQRIKAYTANYHQAGGLRGLSDYYTAAYDGALFDRSLREHITFADHSLATDSVFSETHLISCRNVLIYFNKRLQDRAFGLFAESLCRRGFLGLGSKETLDFSLHAPAFEPLVKAERIYRKR
- a CDS encoding YajQ family cyclic di-GMP-binding protein; the encoded protein is MPSFDAVCEADLVEVRNAVDNAAKEIGTRFDFKGTSAGIELKDKEITLFGDAEFQLDQVEDLLRNKLTKRNVDVRFLDKGKVEKIGGDKVKLVIKVRNGIESELAKKIQRLIKDSKIKVQASIQGDTVRVTGTKRDDLQGAIALLKKDVTDVPLSFNNFRD
- a CDS encoding phosphodiesterase, producing the protein MAIPPLPTAVPLPHEQGSEDLLGLWSDLESGLSMVLAHPQAVQEFPRKILQYDQWMQALVRADNDTALFLLFQLASTSSVGYSASHALVCATLCHLLAQEMRLHPAGRDALVRAAMTMNVSMTQLQDELALQTDRLSSAQRVVVDRHMEDSALLLRRLGVDDGLWLELVRDHHVESGNARLPAWNSLAQPMQLPHILSAIDRYAAMISPRASRGGRTAADSFGALVEGRGNNYITLIGQALLRAVGRFPPGSFVQLESGETAVVVQNGERAEAPSVAVLRDEEGVVLKQPRLHPEADHIRRSLSHEQAALPHGYLRLLQIGVRARKVFKG
- a CDS encoding hybrid sensor histidine kinase/response regulator encodes the protein MLTEAQILIVDDLPENLLALDALIRQPGIAVHQAQSADLALALLLEQEFALAILDVQMPGMNGFELAELMRGTERTRHIPIVFVSAAGSELGYAFRGYESGAVDFLHKPIDPHAVKSKVTVFVDLWRQRRAVRTQLEALEDARRRQQVLLDELQTTQQELQRAVRMRDEFMSMVSHEMRTPLNTLFLEAQVRKMHLARGNLKAFEPAPLKAMVERDERQIQAMIRLIDDMLDVTRLQRGTLSITPRRFDIAVTLRSIVEGFCQQAAAAECPLALEAPEALAVELDEFRVEQVVANLLTNAFRYGPGKPVQVELREHEAGVEITVRDSGRGIAAEDTQRIFEQFERAVDNRVSAGLGLGLFICRQIVEAHGGRIWVESEPGRGSAFFVWLPRIAAEVAGET